The nucleotide window TTGCCAAGGAAACTGAGAGTGCGCTGCTTGGAACACACTGtacaatatgtgtatttttactgtGGCCTTTGTGATTGACAAACTATAGCATTGTGCTGGTACACAGGATATGATTATTATATCATCACGTGTAACTGTTACATGTAAATACAaggttctttttttcatttttatagaatatactttaaattgttCCAAAGTATAGCAGCCTATaccttttaaaagtaatttacataTTATCACCTTTcacctaaagcggacctattaCCACAATTTTGAGTTtgagtaaaaatgttgaaaacccttttttataaagcaaaaatatgtttctttggTTTTGTcctaaaaacgttttttttttttttaatgctttcccTTCTGACTTTATGGCTACGGTGGTAAAAACTGAATTGGAGcccagaacctcctgggatatttatgttatatttaggAGACTTCAGACTGCTATTCTGCGCATGCTGGAAACTCACATTTATAGATTACTAAAAACTCATTGGGTCATGCAGAGGCTCTGCCAAGTTGTTTTGGCCTTAGTTTATGCAGGTATCAATAAATTAGAATCAATAAGCCACAGTTTGAGAAATGCCTGCACtctctagagcagtggttgccatggacgtcatggaccactaatttcacggacttttcacggactctggaccacatatgtcactcaaagaagaaacttcccccagagtgacgttaggatgccagaacctgcccactctcccattgcaggacTGAACCTGCGATCCAGAGATACAAcacaccaccctgagcctgcaatccatataGACAGGGGTGTAGCGGGGCGGGCACGGGCAGTgctctcactttttttgggaatgggcacgcaTGCTCACTCCTATTTTGCCAAGAATTCCTTGgtagtccgcagctctggctggtctACCCAcacagggtcaggagaaaaaCCCAACTGGGGGAAGCGCAGCGGTCAGAGCTGCGTACcctgtctcccatatggaattgcacgCTCAGGGAGGGTTgtatctctgaacacaacccgcccactcccccttggcaggctcagacctgggatggaaaagtgagcgggttctggtatcatgacatcgctctgggggaagtttctttttcACATAGGCAGgcgtgtagtggggtgggcacgtttacataatGATGCGCATCGATAGTACCATACCCCATctactttttttatgactacacccctgcatacGGGAGGCATGGTCCATTGCTCTTGCCGGTGAGccccaccagcggggtccttctccttaccctgctggggggtgcaccggcaagAGCCATAGACCACCGGTTGGTAGCCACTgctctagagaaaccctggttgaaaatagCTGTCCTATTTGCCCCTTTAAATTTTTACAAACTGCATACATTTGTTAGAGGTTAGTTGGCCATCGTCAGTACAGGGTATAGGAAAAATGGCTTCTATGAAACAAAGCTTAAAAATTGGATTTACATGTTCCACCCCTGTaatgtaaaggttttaaaaatgacTCCTTGTGTGAAACTGCTTAGTTGGAagctcctgggtgcacagcaaactgctgctgtgcaccctgTATTGCAAACTGCACCACAAAGAATCAGAAACAAACATTAATTATGTGGACAAAGGCAGCTTGTTGCTTTTAGCAACTGTGCCCTGATCTACAGGATTCAAatatggttcccaacctctcccatggACTTTAATGGGAAAGGTTGGGAGCATGGTTTAGCCCACAGCAGAACACTGTGGGTCTGAAGTAGCCTTTACATGGAAAAGGTGCGCTTTAACAAAAGAATATAATAGGTTGACTAATTTGTTCTCACGGAATACTGTTTATGAGCTGGTTCCCTAGCTGTTTATCTGTGCTCAAGGACAAATTCATACTGCAGCAGTGAGAAGTATAGTTTACCATTTGAATACCTTGTAGCATAATTTATGTGTGGGTCTAAAAGCTGGAGGCtcattatattttcctttaaactttaaaaaaatataaaacccacTCTACTTACCTCTACAAACCTACTTCTCTTAAATGAGGCGTAAACCCCttaaatttttcaaaatgtaatgaaTGTGAGACATGCTGATATTTTGGGAGCCTTTTGGTTATTTTTGACCCACTTTACCATAAGAAGTGTTGTTGTGGCACCACATCTCAGCTTTACTCTATAGATATCACACATTGCAATGATCATGGTTAACGTACAATAAACAGATATATGGATCTGTTAAGTTGCATTCTAAGTTtagccttttttcatttttacataatttgtggCTTGCATTAGCCTAAACAACTTTTTATTCTCTAATGGCACTGCTGTATGAATGCATACTATAAGAAAGTTTACTACTGTTTTATAAGTTGTTTGTTTGTTgctccttcttttctcttttaggcTCTTCAGTCTAAGAATGGGGGGCCTCTGGATATGACTCTGTCTCCCTATCTTTCTTCATCATTTATCAGATCTTCCTCTCTGACCATTTCTGTGACATTATGGGCAGTGTGGGCAGTCTCCTATCTGGGCATGGCCTTAACAGCAAACAAGGAAGAGGGTCTCAACATCGTGGAAGAAAGCCACCTCATCTGAAGAAGCTGAGCCGTTGCTCAGACGGCATCCTAAGATTTGGCTTTTCCCAAGAGTCAGGGCATGCCAAGGGCGGGGGATCTAAGATGGGCCGCAGTGAAGACTTCTTCTACATCAAAGTAAGTCAGAAACAACATATGGGACCGAGGGAGCATGTAGGTCCTAGAGATCATGTAGGACCACGGGACCATGTAACACCTCGACAGGAGTATCATGGAGTAAACAGCTCTGAACCAGAACCCCAACCGGTCCCGGAATATCCTGTGCCAACGAACAAGCCCTGCAGCCAGACCAGCATGATCCACTTTCCCAACCGCCTAGAACTGGTGAGAACAAGCTATTGAAGCCTAAATATTCATTACTTTGTagtaaaagttaaatataaaaatgaaaatgtggatATTTACCTTTagtagaacacaaaaaaaatcagtagctgtaatttgcattttctttaccaCTCATCCAAAGATCTCCTGCTAAGAGTGAATCTAAagccaataacaaaaatgtaatatattgcatcttaGCACCAATTTTACAGGAAATTTTCATCCAGTGATCCTTCCGGGGACACAGTTTCTGTCCTGGGATAACACCATTCcctcactgtactgtatttattaaGAGATAGAACTGGGACCCTAAAACATGTGTTAGGACCACAAAAAACCTTCTTTCCTCTCTATTACATCAAGAGAAGGTAATCTTTAGCCCATAGAGACAACTAGGAACCATGCATTTGATCAGAATGTAACAGAGACAGGCAGTGCAAGAAGTTCACAGGAGTTCATCAGTTCACAAGATTTCCAGTGGGATCAACAGGTAACCCcttatatttattacacaattcTTTCCTTGGTAAGATGAAAGATAGAGatgttcttttcttccttttttaggatttacatacaTGTAGAACTCACTCCCATAGGAGTAGTTGAGTTTTTTTGTGCTCTCTTGTggtggaccaaaaaaaaaaaaaaaaaaacacaatctaagTATAGTCTGGGGTAGCCAtcctcaaccaaggttccatgaaactctaaggttcctccaaaggttgcaaggTTCCTTAAACTCCTGATTCGATGAtgcctgagacctgaaaattatttcaagggttcttcaggGTTAAAAACATAGAGAATGgcttgtttaggtttttttttttgaacaaatcACAATCATCAGAAAAGAATAGGATGTATAAACAGACAGTTTACAAACTGTGGGACATAAAAAGCACACTGGAATGAAAATAGGCTTCTCACCATCATAATTTTCTAGACTACCTTACTGGCATATTCCCAGTGCTAATTCGCCTCCACTGTAGATCTGAAATTGCTCTGCTTGAATTTGTGTGCCAGCTAGGAAGCTATTGAGGTCAGGGGCAGCCAGACAGCAAGCAATTCAAGAAGGAGGTCAGTGAGTGAGAAAGCATTGGGATCGCCAAGACAGCAATTTTATTAAGTGAAGTCAGCAATAACACACCAGGCAATTCTTTAggaacaggttttaaaaaacCTTGCTTTATCGGTGTGCTTACTGGGAAGGATCATCCATTctatgtatagtatagtatggTGTAAATTACTCAACTATATTCGTCTACAAAAGCTCTCTTGTAtgcaatattacatttgttttggaTTGTCTGTATCTAACACTAGCCGAGGTGCTGGCACCTAATATGGCATCTAAAACTTTTACCCTTGCTACAAATACctccaaaaacaggaaaaaaaaacattttataaaaagtgtttttaccaTGCAGCTCTTTTCAACAGTTACGTAAACTTAACCTTAGAAGATTCTTCATCACTAATATTCACAATAACAATAGAAAGCTCTCACCATTTTAAAACTTGTGCAATATATCCTTATTGTTGTCATAATTTTAGGGTTTAACCAGTTTTAAAGCATTTGGCTCTAGGGTGCCTGAAACCTAACGCCAAAGTATGCTCAGGACGCTTTGGGTACCAATAGGATTTAATCTGTGTTTTATCATTCTATACAAACCTTCTAGAAAACTGTCTCCTGATGGTTTGATATCCAAGAATTTTAGTCTAATCAAGAACTCTTCTAAACATCTAAGAGCAGAGCTGTGGATCTTTATGCATACCTACTGACAATTGTCTTGTTTGTTTCTGAAGCTGGCTAATTTGTTAACTAGTTAATTCTAGACCCACACAATCATTTAATCCTATGATTATTGGAAGTCAGTGAGAAGTACACAACGTCTGCTCCCACTCCCACCATCGACAACTCTACCCAGGAGAAGACATGTCTACACATAGTGATAATGTTCTTATGTTCCATGTAGGGATGTCAGAACAAAATAATGGCAGGGACTCCACAAATTGATACATTGTTATGGTTGATGTTTTGAAATGATGTTGaacttttgttatgtttaagTTTTGATCCATATAATGCTTAGTGTagtaaatatagtatagtatagtgtatgtttagcaaaaaaaaaggattatgaaCATGAACAGATTTGATGTCTTATGCTTCTGATGTTATCATTTTCCCACAGGAAATGAATGCCCTGCGCCCATCACCACTGAAGCCTGGCATGCGCAGAAACTCAGCCGTCACATGTTATCCAGCTGTAGAAAGTGGGCCACAACTTTCTCTTTACTATCGGCCAGACCGGTCACGGGAGGCAGAGAGCCGGGCTGGGCACTGTGTAGATGGCATGTCACAGTCTGGCAGGAACTCAATGTCTAGCCTTCCTACTCATCCCAGCAAGCTGGGCACTGCATGCCAGCTGGATGCTCTACTCATGCCAACAGGGCGTTTTGGAGGCAGTGCTCACAACATCACTCAGAGTTCCAGGAGCAACATGCTGAGCCTCAGGGCTATGTCTCTGTCAGATGGTGGCAATGCTAATAAGATAATCAGTGTACCCACAAAGCCAGGTCTAAGGTCTCCTCCATCATGTGATGACTTAGCAAGAGCAGAACCCAGTGAAAATGCAGATGAAGGTCACCAAAGAGGTATTTCCAGGTCAAGACAAAGCTCCCAGAGGGGCCAGAGACCCCAGCATATGCTTTCTATTCAGGTTACAGACAGGGAGCCCATGGAAGGCAAAATGCGAGGTTATGAAAAGGAGAAGAAGATCACCATTAGCCCATCTATGGATGAAACACAATGGGAggtaagagaaaaaaattaagaaaatgttaattttaggCATCTTGATCTAATATAGCAATAGCACAGCAAAAACAAGTATAAAGATGCAATCTTTGTTTAAGGGGGCTTACCCAAATCAGCTGTCAACAGTTCATGCTCTAACTTATCattagaacatatatatatatacatatatatttacccaAGTCTTGTTGTAACCTTTGGTCATACGTTATCAGTCAGTTTAGGCTAAACGAGGCTTTGAACAAATGCAGTTCTTTGGAGTAACTAGAAAGGTTCCATAATACGTAGGAACATGTTTTTCCCTTAAACCTAAACTAAACCTAAACATCTGgcgtgtttatattattttaaatagagcTAGCATAGGCACCTGAGTTTGATTTAGTAACAAGTGCAGCTACAGTCAGAATGGAATAAGAAGGGGCAGCACATGAAGACAATGAAGTGCTACTATACCTTCATTACCAGAAATTAGCTGGAGGTAGGTGACTTGGCTGTCCTAAATACAgaagagaaaagtcaggtcaacTTGGTTCAACTGTTTGTTGGAACTGTGGGAATCGTGAAAGTAGAATGGACAAGAATACTAATTTTCTGCAAGTAGGACAGCTTTTATGGTTGAATatcatctgtatatttttttttttttgccagaagtTTAGCATTAAAATCTTTGTTATCTAGataattttatattgttacagAGATCTAGCTTTAGGTTTTTCAGTgccagttattttgtactgataTTTCCTATAGGTATGCCAGAAATCTGGGGAAATTGTTTCCCTACGTCAGCAGTTACGGGACACCCAAGAAGAGTCATCCTTACGTGCCAGTGAAATTCTAAGCCTAAAGGCTCAACTTCGGGAGACAAAAGGGCGTGCAGAGGTCCAGGAGCAAAGGGCAAGAGATGCAGAGGAAAGGTTGCGCGTGGCAGAGGCCGAGAGAGATGATAGGGATGATTCAGTGGCAACAGAGGCAGAACTGGAGTCCCTACGTACAGAGCTGGAGGCAGAGAGGCAGAACAATGAGCAGATGACCGATGTGTTCCAGAGGGAAAGAAAAACATGGCGGGACGAGAAAGAGAAGGTCATTCGATATCAGCGCCAGCTGCAGCAAAACTACCTTCATATGTGCCAGCGATGCCAGGCCCTGGAGCAAAGGCTGAGAGCTCTGAGTGGAGAGGACCTGGATGACATCCCCATCATGACTCTTCCTGATATGGAGCTCTCCTTCCAGGACATATTAGCTACTGAGATCTGACTACAGTGAAAGAAGCTGGGTGTGAGTGTATGTAGTGTGAATGAGTAAGAATGGACAATGCATGGAGATACGTTGGACCTTATGCCTGAAAGTCTGTGAAGGAAGAACTGCTAATGTTGCCCCAAAAAACAAAGTTGTAGATTAGTACAGAAGACCCTATGGGCAGCATTTCTTCCTTAAAACgaattgatattttatatatttgcagatgAAGCAATGTCTAAGCCCTAGCCCTTATTCCCCTGCAAAATCTATCCTAGGTTCCAGGTGTCCTTCCAGTGAAGGCTGCAGGGGGCCCATCTCAAGCCCAGGTCACCCTTTAACATCCATTTACATCTTTGCCCCCCCTCCCCTTCATTTAATTCTAAAATCTGTGTTATTGGGGACAAGGGGGAAACATTCCCTAAGTCTGAGGATGGCAATTAGATAACAGaagttctttattttacaaatccaaGTCCAATGTACAAGTCCAAAACTTCAAAGTGAGCCAATGCTGCAGTCAGGGTCCATTTTATTCTAGGATAAAGGGAAATGGCAGCACTTTTGTCAGAGTACTGACCTACTAACATCATGTTATGCTCCTTTTTCTGCATCAATACTAGTGAACATCACAGGAAAGGCAAGCAAGCTCTTTTACATGCCCTAACAGTGTATGGCTGTGCACAACTTCATAATTAGTACAAGCAATACATTCCCATGATgcatatacaaaaagtatactCTGTTGATCATACCATAAATTCAGTAGGTTATTAGTTCCTTTCTGTctgagctgacaacactgtttcTGATGCACTCCGATGAACATACAATGACATGTTTTTGGACCTGCTAGACTACAGAATCTCACCCAGTGACACTGTAGCATTTATGGTGAATTATCTAACCTGAGGCTTCTATTGTAGGCCCACCACAGTTCCCTGTTGTTGACACAGGTTATCAGCGCCgtacttaagccgcatacacacgtgcaattatagtcattggaaaggatctttcacgatcctttccaatgactaaggactgcacgatgcatcaatgactgctgtatatacagcattattctgctttatgcagaggggagggggagaatgatagagcagcaccccgctgcgctctcccccttctcttgcattaggatcgttcgtcgtccatcattcgtggatccgccaggacggtcgttcaggcgATAGACGacgggagctgtacacacgccagattctcgtacgatatcgcccctgagccgattatcgggcgagaaccattggacgtgtgtatgtagctttactctgATTTAGGACTTTGCTGATGTCATTGCCCTGTTACTGGGCTTCAATACCTTTAGGTTGAAAGATCTGAGTCTGGAGAACTGCAGGATCAAAGATATGAGGATTTAGAATTCAGACCCTACTCCTTTAtacttttctgtttaaataaatcagaaaacaCTTTAGAGcttgggttttgttttttaggatcaGCTCTACCACAAGTGTAACTTGTATCAATCATATCACGCGTGGGCATATTTAGAGGAAGGTTTATAAAAGAGCTGCATTATGAATCACTGGTGGACTCTATACTAGGCAACCATTGGTATTACAAGACTTGGCTACAGTAATCTAAACCTTATATAATTCTCCTTATATTCGAAATCCTTATATGGGTTAGCCTATATGTGGCCATGTTACATGAGAATCACAGTATGtgactatcagaaaaaaatagattaaatacaCCAGTAAACCATTTGTATCGTGTAGAAATTGGCATCCAAGGATAAGGAAGCCCATTATAGTGAGGACcagcaattgcaaaaaaaatgtccattcaATGTTTCGGtttctagttttttttccttgcatcaAACAGTTTTTTAAGTGAGAAATAACAAagaagtttaacatttttaacattttcactgCTCCGCTGAGAACCTCAGAATTTGAATACATCAGTTAGGTGTGATATTATGTTAACACTCAACATTCTAATTAATTCTCTACACTCTACTAGCATCCTATCCACTTagaaaagtttgcataaaaaggATTCTTGTTCTTTCTTCACACATTGCAATAGCTGTTCATTCAGTATACCTTCTAGAGGGAAGCATTACATAGACTTTGTCCATTACCAACCCTGGCGGTGCTTTTTATGCCAACTGTCACAATGGTTACTTTAGCCATAGAACTATCCCTGCTTCTGTCCAAATCTACACATATGACCTCCATTTATAAACTCCAACATGGGATGTACCAAAGTTGTAAAAGCCATTGATTAATTACTAGACTGTGAGATTGCGCAAACCAAATGTGTAGCAGAAGCAGTACAACTATGCTAGTTTGCACTAGTTAGTAAGAGAAGGGTTATGGTGAGTGTGTGCATTAAAACTTGAAACCTTGAAGGGACTGGCATCCTCGTTTTCTTGCTATCAAGAAGTTCAAGAGAGATTTGATAAATCTATAGATAGAATAGAAACCCTCTATAGGATAGGGGACATACGCCTCACTGAAGTCTGTGAGATTGATCAGGTGGGAATATAAT belongs to Pyxicephalus adspersus chromosome 2, UCB_Pads_2.0, whole genome shotgun sequence and includes:
- the LZTS1 gene encoding leucine zipper putative tumor suppressor 1, whose amino-acid sequence is MGSVGSLLSGHGLNSKQGRGSQHRGRKPPHLKKLSRCSDGILRFGFSQESGHAKGGGSKMGRSEDFFYIKVSQKQHMGPREHVGPRDHVGPRDHVTPRQEYHGVNSSEPEPQPVPEYPVPTNKPCSQTSMIHFPNRLELEMNALRPSPLKPGMRRNSAVTCYPAVESGPQLSLYYRPDRSREAESRAGHCVDGMSQSGRNSMSSLPTHPSKLGTACQLDALLMPTGRFGGSAHNITQSSRSNMLSLRAMSLSDGGNANKIISVPTKPGLRSPPSCDDLARAEPSENADEGHQRGISRSRQSSQRGQRPQHMLSIQVTDREPMEGKMRGYEKEKKITISPSMDETQWEVCQKSGEIVSLRQQLRDTQEESSLRASEILSLKAQLRETKGRAEVQEQRARDAEERLRVAEAERDDRDDSVATEAELESLRTELEAERQNNEQMTDVFQRERKTWRDEKEKVIRYQRQLQQNYLHMCQRCQALEQRLRALSGEDLDDIPIMTLPDMELSFQDILATEI